The Constrictibacter sp. MBR-5 genomic interval CGCGGTGAAGCACGTGCTGCCGAACATCACGAACAGCATCATCATCCTGGCGACGCTGGACCTGGGGCGCGTGATCATCCTCGAATCTTCGCTCTCCTTCCTCGGTCTCGGCGTGCAGCCGCCGGCCATCTCCTGGGGCCTGATGCTGGCCGACGGCCGCAGCTACATGACCGTCGCATGGTGGATCACCGTCATGCCCGGCCTCGCCATCCTGCTGACCGTGCTCAGCCTCAACGTCACCGGCGACTGGCTGCGCGACCGCCTCGACCCGCGCCAGCAGATGGACTGAACGCATGGACGGAACCACCGCATCCGCGCCCCTGCTCCGGGTCGAGGACCTGAAGACGCACCTGCCGTCGAACCGCGGCCCCGTCCGCGCCGTCGACGGCGTCTCCTTCGACGTGGCGCCGGGGGAGATCCTGGGCATCGTCGGCGAGTCCGGCTGCGGCAAGTCCACCCTCTGCTCGTCGCTCGTCCGGCTGCTGCCGAAAGGCACCCAGGTGAGCGGCAGCATCCGCTTCCGCGGCGAGGACCTGCTGGCCAAGTCGCAGGAGGAGATGCGCGCGCTGCGCGGTCGCGACATCACCATGATCCAGCAGAACCCGATGACGGCGCTCGATCCGGTCTTCACCGTCGGCAGCCAGATCCGCGAGGTGCTGAAATTCAACTCGCCGCTGGGGGCGCGCGAGCGCCTGGCCAACGCGATCCAGATCCTGCGCCAGGTGCACATCCCCTCTCCCGAGGAGCGGCTCTCCAACTATCCGCATCAGATGAGCGGCGGCATGAAGCAGCGCGTCCTCGCCGGCATGGCGACGGCGCTGAAGCCCGGCCTGCTCCTCGCCGACGAACCGACCACCGCCCTGGACGTGACGATCCAGGAGCAGATCCTGGGCCTCCTGGCCGAGATCCGCGACCGGCTCGGCACCTCGATCATCCTGGTGACGCACGACCTCGGCATCGTCCGCCGCCTCTGCGACCGCGTCGTCATCATGTATGCCGGGCGCATCGTGGAGAGCGGCGTGACCGCCGACATCTTCGCCAAGCCGCAGCATC includes:
- a CDS encoding ABC transporter ATP-binding protein yields the protein MDGTTASAPLLRVEDLKTHLPSNRGPVRAVDGVSFDVAPGEILGIVGESGCGKSTLCSSLVRLLPKGTQVSGSIRFRGEDLLAKSQEEMRALRGRDITMIQQNPMTALDPVFTVGSQIREVLKFNSPLGARERLANAIQILRQVHIPSPEERLSNYPHQMSGGMKQRVLAGMATALKPGLLLADEPTTALDVTIQEQILGLLAEIRDRLGTSIILVTHDLGIVRRLCDRVVIMYAGRIVESGVTADIFAKPQHPYTRALLASIPQMGDTRERLQAIEGTIPDLRDLPPGCSFAPRCPHAHARCSEAYPPAFPVGSGAARCWLHATDRVPETAQ